From a region of the Candida albicans SC5314 chromosome 1, complete sequence genome:
- a CDS encoding uncharacterized protein (Putative non-specific single-domain racemase; regulated by Gcn4p; repressed in response to amino acid starvation (3-AT treatment); alkaline upregulated; macrophage-induced protein) has product MRTILTRSIFNFRYPNIIQRAMSSTSTSTSTPSFPEPTEARKQELITNYNNTLQQVQSLNPKVNLVAVSKLKPSSDIMALYSIGVRHFGENYVQELIAKSQELPNDIKWHFIGGLQSGKAKDLSKHVANLYAVETIDSLKKCKQLDNTRVKVEGDDINVFLQINTSGEEQKSGFQNLQDIESTVEFLLSSDCKKLKFLGLMTIGSFNESISNENDKENQDFKKLVEMKQILDSKYNLNLELSMGMSNDFQQAIKQGSTSVRVGTTIFGSRPPRQQQK; this is encoded by the coding sequence atgAGAACTATTTTAACACGatcaatattcaattttagaTATCCAAATATTATTCAACGAGCAATgtcttcaacttcaacttcaacatCAACTCCAAGTTTTCCTGAGCCAACTGAAGCCagaaaacaagaattaatCACTAATTATAACAACACTTTACAACAAGTTCAATCCCTTAATCCAAAAGTCAATTTGGTGGCTGTTTCTAAATTGAAACCTTCCTCAGATATAATGGCTCTATATTCAATAGGAGTACGTCATTTTGGTGAAAATTATgttcaagaattaattgCCAAATCACAAGAACTCCCCAATGATATCAAATGGCATTTCATTGGTGGATTACAATCAGGTAAAGCTAAAGATTTAAGTAAACATGTTGCAAATTTATATGCTGTGGAAACCATTGATTCATTAAAGAAATGTAAACAATTGGATAATACTAGGGTTAAAGTTGAAGGTGATGATATAAATGTTTTTTTACAAATTAATACATCAGGGGAAGAACAAAAATCTGGATTCCAAAATTTACAAGATATTGAATCTACCGTggaatttttattatcatcagattgtaaaaaattgaaatttttggGGTTAATGACTATTGGATCATTTAATGAATCTATTtctaatgaaaatgataaagaaaatcaagattttaaaaaattggttgaaatgaaacaaattttggattctaaatataatttaaatcTTGAATTGAGTATGGGGATGAGTAATGATTTTCAACAAGCTATTAAACAAGGAAGTACAAGTGTTAGGGTAGGAACTACAATATTTGGTTCAAGACCTCcaagacaacaacaaaaataa
- a CDS encoding uncharacterized protein (Ortholog of Candida albicans WO-1 : CAWG_00667), giving the protein MLHVIRPRPELSELKFPITKILKVNKQGLKK; this is encoded by the coding sequence ATGCTTCACGTTATTCGCCCAAGACCAGAGTTAAGTGAACTCAAGTTTCCCATAACTAAAATCCTAAAAGTTAATAAACAGGGGttaaagaaataa
- the SWD2 gene encoding WD-repeat containing protein (Ortholog(s) have histone methyltransferase activity (H3-K4 specific) activity) — protein sequence MNSSRSANNSHSVSKSSSSNSVYISGTTLAALQPAKSFNYHQGASITSLDFDDAGQFSVSSGIDKSIQLYDCHKGTHSKDIQSQKYGAHSARFTHEELNCLYASTPEPSDNNENAIRYLSLSNNRYLRYFKGHKAQVSSIEVNPVDKTFLSSSYDGTVKLWDLKSSSAVGNLEVGQNSVIGFDPHGVVFAIGKYSQGETGTVSLYDLKTFDKAPFLHVEIPILPGQIWNKLEFSNNGKLILISTDSAEHYVLDSYSGELLAVVRLAIGSVASNNWMSFKYPYTGCCTFSPCGKYLLVGTPKSTINIYDVSNLHNSNNKPVILSRTNHILQSTNGIPKIVSFSPKMFTLATADTTVTLWSPPEKV from the coding sequence ATGAATAGCTCAAGACTGGCCAACAATAGTCATTCTGTGTCAAAGTCAAGTAGTTCTAACTCAGTATATATTAGTGGAACAACACTAGCGGCATTACAGCCTGCCAAATCCTTCAATTACCATCAAGGTGCTTCTATCACATCTTTAGACTTTGATGATGCTGGGCAATTCCTGGTATCTTCAGGAATAGACAAATCCATACAATTATACGACTGTCATAAGGGGACACACTCTAAAGATATACAATCACAGAAATATGGGGCACATTCTGCTAGATTCACTCAcgaagaattgaattgtcTTTATGCATCGACACCAGAACCAAGTGATAACAATGAAAATGCCATTAGATATCTTTCTTTATCCAACAACCGCTACTTACGATATTTCAAAGGTCATAAAGCCCAAGTGAGCTCCATAGAAGTAAACCCTGTTGACAAGACTTTTCTAAGTTCAAGTTATGATGGAACTGTCAAATTGTGGGatttaaaatcatcatcagccGTCGGGAATCTAGAAGTTGGGCAAAATTCCGTCATTGGGTTTGATCCACATGGAGTTGTTTTTGCTATTGGGAAATATTCTCAAGGTGAAACAGGAACAGTGTCCCTATATGACTTGAAAACATTTGACAAGGCTCCTTTCTTGCATGTGGAAATACCTATCTTGCCAGGACAAATATGGAATAAATTGGAGTTTTCTAACAATGGTAAACTAATTCTTATTTCTACAGATTCTGCTGAACATTATGTGCTTGACTCGTATCTGGGAGAACTATTAGCAGTTGTCAGATTGGCTATAGGGAGTGTTGCTAGTAATAATTGGATGTCATTCAAATACCCTTACACTGGGTGTTGTACCTTTTCTCCGTGTGGGAAGTACTTGTTGGTGGGCACACCCAAATCcacaataaatatttatgaTGTTTCCAATCTACACAACTCCAACAATAAACCAGTGATATTATCTAGAACAAACCACATTCTACAAAGCACAAATGGTATTCCCAAAATCGTTTCTTTTAGTCCCAAAATGTTTACTTTAGCAACGGCAGATACTACAGTAACCTTATGGCTGCCACCAGAAAAAGTGTAA
- the IST2 gene encoding Ist2p (Ortholog(s) have lipid binding activity and role in endoplasmic reticulum membrane organization, protein localization to plasma membrane, regulation of phosphatidylinositol dephosphorylation): MTLPIQDLEPDYYISVNYPTTDNGSPTPQAEKSLKTLIDLLYDKGFAAQIRPGDLDHLLVFVKLSSYKFSEEAEKDLIKNYEFGVTGKDDVLASKLRIIYQYLTYPQSVGGCGITPNSGDWKFVTSIVPITNAFNETTLVEDLKINVTQPNLSIATIKKTYGVEVALYFEYIKHYTFWLLLLSIIGLVSHFRKDKRFSLTFAFINLLWGVLFLASWHRREQHLVNVWGVQNSHLIEEHNSELAKVNERYEEKSTYFHANNTNGFRFLKQLAFIPIALVFVGVLISYQLSCFCIEIFLTDIYDGPGKSLLTLLPTVLISVFVPILTIVYNAVTDIIIKWENHDNQYSKNNSILVKTFVLNFLTGYVPLIITSFIYLPFAHLVQPHLGDIKTTIATYAGENRFYTKYLLKLKSQEEFKINQGRLDAQFFYFIVTNQVIQLVLKYILPLGLRFVFNFIETKIQKKPQLQTKDDNPDESIWLHNVRLSLKLPEYNVDDDFRGLVLQFGYLIMFGPVWPLAPLVCIIFNLIFFKLDNFKLLNGKYFKPPVPRRVDSIHPWNLALFLLAWIGSIISPVVTAFYRHGTAPPKSMGQFALDKASVHVSSSVFLVLLMFVSEHGFLILSYLLFEFSSLFKSQVEWENDFVDNDIKLRHDYYSGKVKPTYKVHSDELWEKFTPQSTLNFTVPKPTAETDDKVEKIASTEDAYSTSAEKSTTTATSRSDKSKILAEKEAILKQKEAELAELEKKKTKLNDFKDPTDSVIKTKSNANGKAVLSTIDNNKHVSDIDPDAAAAAATATSTANDSGAKKSTSTSTSAATDTTNTAPSHSGPTPVTSSEKSNNNNNSKPSDSTKSTLSNDETRKTLDPKGVGSTTTGGKDTVSSDKASSPIEDKESSPSLAGSSTSTPSGTDKKTSPKKLVTNAVNKVENNDDFKKFINEAEKEAKKSKSGLKKLFNKK; the protein is encoded by the coding sequence ATGACTTTACCAATTCAGGATTTAGAACCtgattattatatttcCGTCAATTATCCTACCACCGATAATGGATCACCAACCCCACAAGCtgaaaaatcattgaaaacattaattgatttattatatgATAAAGGGTTTGCCGCCCAAATTAGACCTGGTGATTTAGATCATTTATTAGTCTTTGTTAAATTGTCTTCGTACAAGTTTTCTGAAGAAGCtgaaaaagatttaattaaaaattatgaaTTTGGTGTCACGGGTAAAGATGACGTGTTAGCTTCTAAACTTAGaattatttatcaatactTAACTTATCCACAATCAGTTGGTGGATGTGGTATTACTCCTAATTCTGGGGATTGGAAATTTGTCACCAGTATTGTTCCAATTACTAATGCCTTTAATGAAACCACTTTAGTTGaagatttaaaaattaatgTTACTCaaccaaatttatcaattgccACTATCAAAAAGACATATGGAGTTGAAGTTGCTctttattttgaatatataAAACATTACACTTTTTGGTTATTATTGCTTTCTATTATTGGTCTTGTATCTCATTTTAGAAAAGATAAACGATTCCTGTTAACTTTTGCCTTTATCAATTTGCTTTGGGGGGTTTTATTCCTTGCATCATGGCATAGAAGAGAACAACATTTGGTTAATGTATGGGGTGTTCAAAATAGTCATTTAATTGAAGAACATAATTCCGAATTGGCTAAAGTCAATGAAAGAtatgaagaaaaatcaacTTATTTCCATGCAAATAATACCAATGGATTCAgatttttaaaacaattggCATTTATCCCCATTGCCTTGGTGTTTGTTGGTGTTTTGATTAGTTATCAATTGAGTTGTTTCTGTATTGAAATCTTTTTAACCGATATTTATGATGGCCCCGGGAAATCTTTATTGACTTTATTACCAACGGTTTTAATCAGTGTATTTGTGCCAATTTTGACCATTGTTTATAATGCTGTCactgatattattattaaatggGAAAATCATGATAACCAATATAGCAAAAATAATTCTATTCTTGTTAAAACCTTTGTGTTGAATTTCTTGACTGGTTATGTTCCATTAATCATCACTTCATTCATATATTTACCATTTGCTCATTTGGTGCAACCTCATTTAGGTGATATTAAAACCACTATTGCCACATATGCTGGTGAAAATAGATTCTACACCAAATACTTGTTGAAATTAAAGAGTcaagaagaatttaaaatcaatcaagGTAGATTAGATGCtcaattcttttatttcattGTCACAAATCAAGTTATACAATTGGTATTGAAATATATTCTCCCATTGGGTTTAAGATTtgtatttaattttattgaaacGAAAATTCAGAAGAAACCTCAATTACAAACTAAAGATGATAACCCTGATGAATCTATTTGGTTACATAATGTCAGATTATCGTTGAAACTTCCTGAATataatgttgatgatgattttagAGGATTAGTTTTACAATTTGgatatttgataatgtttGGTCCAGTTTGGCCATTGGCACCATTGgtttgtattattttcaatttaatttttttcaagttggataattttaaattattgaatggtaaatatttcaaacCACCAGTTCCAAGAAGAGTTGATTCTATTCATCCATGGAATTTAGCCCTTTTCTTGTTAGCATGGATTGGATCAATTATTTCCCCCGTGGTCACGGCATTTTACCGTCATGGTACTGCTCCACCAAAATCTATGGGTCAATTTGCCCTTGATAAAGCTAGTGTTCATGTTTCATCCTCAGTTTTCTTGGTTTTATTAATGTTTGTTTCAGAACATggatttttgattttgagttatcttttatttgaattctCTTCTTTGTTCAAGAGTCAAGTTGAATGGgaaaatgattttgttgataatgatattaaattgagacatgattattattctgGGAAAGTAAAACCAACTTATAAAGTCCACTCGGATGAGTTGTGGGAGAAGTTTACCCCACAATCAACTTTGAATTTCACTGTTCCTAAACCAACCGCAGAAACTGAtgataaagttgaaaaaattgcttCTACCGAAGATGCTTATCTGACTTCTGCAGAAAAatctactactactgctactTCTCGTTCTGATAAGAGTAAAATTCTTGCTGAAAAGGAAGctattttgaaacaaaaggAAGCTGAGTTGGCCGaattagaaaagaaaaagaccAAACTAAATGATTTTAAAGATCCAACTGATTCTGTCAttaaaaccaaatcaaatgCCAATGGTAAAGCTGTGTTAAGTACAATTGACAATAACAAACATGTTAGTGATATTGATCCAGATGCCGCCGCCGCAGCAGCAACTGCAACATCTACTGCTAATGATTCTGgtgcaaaaaaatcaacatcaacatcaacatcagcaGCCACAGATACTACTAACACTGCCCCATCTCATTCTGGTCCAACTCCTGTCACTTCTtctgaaaaatcaaacaacaacaacaacagtaaGCCAAGTGATAGTACCAAATCTACTTTATCAAATGatgaaacaagaaaaacacTTGATCCTAAAGGCGTTGGAAGCACTACAACAGGCGGTAAAGACACAGTTTCCTCAGACAAAGCATCTCTGCCAATTGAAGATAAAGAAAGTTCACCATCCCTAGCTGGAAgttcaacatcaacaccaaGTGGAACTGATAAAAAAACATCTCCTAAAAAATTAGTTACCAATGCTGTcaataaagttgaaaataatgatgatttcaaaaaattcattaatgaGGCTGAAAAGGAAGCtaaaaaatccaaatctggattgaaaaaattatttaacaAGAAGTAG
- the LHP1 gene encoding Lhp1p (Ortholog(s) have tRNA binding activity, role in tRNA 3'-trailer cleavage, endonucleolytic and nucleolus, nucleoplasm localization) yields the protein MTDFVYQGEDFDEKVRKQVEFYFSDSNLQTDKFLWKIYESNDGWVELKTILTFGRMRQYRPEDKVISALKESKKLVLSANNDMIRRKDPIKDFNEVKNTRKRNTIHIEGFPKDLSQDDVENWVNEKVIVQLPKEKEVCSIRRIKSRAKKEFFGVVDIEFKTQEDAEFILNNVELSYPEGIISKEDAQSLEKKDLLKKMTLLTFQEMRESSKRFGVNEVTKRRNSFNENHKGGNKKFKKGNNNGKGKNNKNENDNGNGTEDKETKLEKVEEIDSTKENTEEVAAKETAPESTEKTETKEAPAPTTETETETKTEVTEATEAAKEE from the coding sequence ATGActgattttgtttatcaaggagaagattttgatgaaaaagttaGAAAACAAGTTGAATTCTATTTTTCTGATAGTAATTTACAAactgataaatttttatgGAAGATTTATGAAAGTAATGATGGATGggttgaattgaaaacaattttaaCTTTTGGTAGAATGAGACAATATAGACCAGAAGATAAAGTCATTTCTGCTTTAAAAGaactgaaaaaattggtgtTATCAGCTAATAATGATATgattagaagaaaagaTCCCATTAAAGATTTTAATGAAGTTAAAAATAccagaaaaagaaataccATTCATATTGAGGGATTCCCTAAAGATTTAAGTCAAGATGACGTTGAAAATTGGgttaatgaaaaagttattgttcaattacctaaagaaaaagaagtttGTTCTATTCGTAGAATTAAGAGTAGAGCAAAGAAAGAATTCtttggtgttgttgatattgaattcAAAACTCAAGAAGATGCCGAATTCATTTTAAACAATGTTGAATTGTCTTACCCAGAAGGTATTATTTCTAAAGAAGATGCTCAATCATTAGAGAAAAAggatttattgaaaaaaatgacATTATTGACTTTCCAAGAAATGAGAGAAAGTAGTAAAAGATTTGGTGTTAATGAAGTAACCAAAAGACGTAACAGTTTCAATGAAAACCATAAAGGTGgtaacaaaaaatttaaaaaggGAAACAACAATGGTAAAGGTAAGAATAATaagaatgaaaatgataatggCAATGGTACCGAAGATAAAGAAACCAAACTTGAAAAAGTAGAAGAAATAGATTCAACTAAAGAAAATACAGAAGAGGTTGCTGCCAAGGAAACAGCACCAGAATCCACTGAAAAAACAGAAACTAAGGAAGCACCAGCACCAACTACTGAAACCGAAACTGAAACTAAAACTGAAGTTACTGAAGCCACTGAAGCTGCTAAAGAAGAATAG
- the BBC1 gene encoding Bbc1p (Putative SH3-domain-containing protein), whose translation MKVKAIFDYKSDYDEDLSFDAGTIINIISVENDEWYSGEYDGKQGMFPKNFVEELKEPTTAESSGNSDQPAIPEEPNPASPLKVETDNNDGGSNNAPVETTSPKKSIEKPLGSPTETVHSASKAIESHSSKVPMPQSFSSKPVDPYSIKKQFVGASASSYVPKIQPRDDSYLVARPLHDSKAPLVTSHDDPVEKPEEEIPKLSLKERIALIQKQQEEEAEREAEAMRRKEERNKRKAEERVKLKHLKETHQDADVPSKIATHGTGDSIHTPTSPIKNNELPEVHDAIKETEVPAPGAIEPEAVDIEGDYKKDDPNFGERNVRAGDEDAQEEEEEEEEEEEEETEEDKRRKLIERMAKISGGRNMFGMMGMPTPFGAPPQRTPSTKKRDTAKESSSNTVTSHQRESVPPASEPPTSPISKSVSQKIPVPPSAIPVRVSDLASSEFSHDSSSIAEDDEESDIDRRQVSSNVLENEIGTDKTINLSKDINAEIEGAGYEADLSEAAKNEEKKEYGIPQAPPVSSAPVPPPPPPHHPHPHHTSDETEVPEVDSEQEEPHPPIPSRAPPVPVSVPAPAPAPAPAPTSAPVAAPPIPESNASAPFQSRHVEEDEEDEESSSDGDFEFAGASPHNQLPQRSQSGSRPAAPPPPPPIPSAAVPDSRPPPPPIPVGEPPKRAATDFPSLVSSNEEENAPTVRKSLDSTVTRSKSLRKHSTVASQFSSNFAMNGWWLEDELPDELASQLGSDLVYEVDSNALAKRGNRTVEYKDYYILWYDLSQLVIEVAYDVNDSENSARLINQYVKPTPPLGTGQAFPILDQATQLLGDRVDTDLVRYLFELNSDILPIIGNKSFGVTVYKVVRTPSVNNSTKLGEVLPGDILYIKGGNFSHKGLIGHKSTTLGEGEPYTAVIYEFDPVKEKFKVIEQDQSGHIIKGSYKISDMTSGRLRVFRPVGRQFVGW comes from the coding sequence ATGAAAGTTAAGGCAATTTTTGATTACAAATCAGATTACGACGAAGATTTGAGTTTTGATGCTGGcacaataatcaatattatttccgtagaaaatgatgaatGGTATTCTGGGGAATATGACGGCAAACAAGGAATGTTCCCTAAgaattttgttgaagaattgaaggAACCAACTACTGCTGAGTCAAGTGGGAACTCTGATCAACCGGCAATTCCTGAAGAACCGAATCCAGCACTGCCTTTGAAAGTTGAAACAGACAACAATGATGGTGGTTCCAACAATGCACCTGTGGAAACAACCTCACCCAAAAAGTCTATTGAAAAACCTTTGGGAAGTCCAACTGAAACTGTTCACTCTGCACTGAAAGCAATTGAGTCTCATTCATCTAAAGTACCCATGCCCCAATCTTTTTCCTCTAAACCGGTTGATCCTTATAGTATCAAAAAGCAATTTGTTGGTGCCAGTGCATCGTCATATGTCCCTAAAATACAACCAAGAGACGATAGTTATTTGGTTGCTCGTCCACTCCATGATTCTAAGGCACCACTTGTTACTAGTCATGATGATCCGGTGGAAAAGcctgaagaagaaatccCCAAGTTGTCATTGAAGGAACGTATTGCTTTGAtccaaaaacaacaagaagaagaagccGAACGTGAAGCCGAAGCAATGAGAAGAAAAGAGGAAAGAAATAAGAGAAAAGCTGAGGAACGggtaaaattgaaacatttgAAAGAAACTCATCAAGATGCCGATGTTCCATCCAAGATTGCTACACATGGCACTGGTGATTCAATTCATACTCCAACTCTgccaattaaaaataatgagCTCCCAGAAGTTCATGATGCTATCAAAGAAACTGAAGTACCTGCACCAGGTGCCATTGAACCTGAAGCTGTAGATATCGAAGGCGACTACAAGAAAGATGATCCAAACTTTGGCGAAAGAAATGTTCGTGCTGGTGATGAGGATGCAcaggaagaagaagaggaggaagaagaagaagaagaagaggaaactgaagaagataaacGACgcaaattgattgaaagaATGGCAAAAATTTCTGGTGGTAGAAATATGTTTGGTATGATGGGAATGCCAACACCTTTTGGGGCTCCGCCACAGAGAACACCAAGCACCAAGAAACGTGATACAGCTAAAGAGTCATCATCGAATACTGTGACTAGTCATCAAAGAGAATCTGTACCTCCAGCATCTGAACCACCAACATCTCCAATTTCAAAGTCTGTCTCACAAAAGATACCTGTACCTCCTTCGGCAATTCCAGTAAGAGTTAGTGATTTGGCTTCTTCAGAGTTTAGCCACGACAGCTCATCAATTGCcgaagatgatgaagaatcCGATATTGATCGCCGTCAAGTGTCTTCTAATGTTTTGGAAAATGAGATAGGTACCGATAAAACTATTAATTTGCTGAAAGATATTAATGCTGAAATTGAAGGTGCAGGTTATGAAGCTGATTTATCTGAAGCAgcaaaaaatgaagaaaaaaaagagtatGGAATTCCACAAGCCCCTCCTGTTTCTTCTGCACCTGTACCGCCACCTCCACCGCCACATCATCCTCATCCTCATCATACATCAGATGAAACAGAAGTTCCTGAAGTTGATTCTGAACAGGAAGAGCCGCATCCACCAATTCCAAGTCGTGCTCCTCCAGTTCCTGTCTCCGTTCCTGCTCCTGCTCCTGCTCCTGCTCCTGCTCCTACTTCAGCTCCGGTAGCAGCTCCTCCTATTCCAGAATCCAATGCATCTGCTCCATTCCAAAGTAGACACGTTGAAGAGGACGAAGAGGACGAAGAATCTCTGTCTGATggtgattttgaatttgcaGGTGCATCACCACATAACCAATTACCACAAAGATCTCAATCTGGTAGTAGGCCAGCAGCTCCAcctccacctccaccaATTCCTTCTGCAGCTGTACCAGACTCACgtccaccaccaccaccaataccAGTAGGAGAACCACCAAAAAGGGCTGCAACTGATTTCCCAAGCTTGGTTAGCtcaaatgaagaagaaaacgCACCGACAGTAAGAAAATCGTTGGACTCGACTGTTACGAGATCGAAATCGTTGAGAAAACATTCTACCGTTGCTTCACAATTTTCAAGCAATTTTGCAATGAATGGTTGGTGGTTAGAAGATGAATTACCTGATGAATTGGCTTCTCAACTTGGATCTGATTTGGTTTATGAAGTTGATAGTAATGCTCTTGCCAAAAGAGGAAACAGAACCGTTGAATACAAAGACTACTATATATTGTGGTATGATTTATCTCAATTGGTAATTGAAGTTGCTTACGACGTTAATGATTCTGAAAATTCTGCACGTTTGATTAATCAATATGTTAAACCTACCCCACCATTGGGGACTGGACAAGCTTTCCCTATTTTAGATCAAGCTACACAATTATTGGGGGATAGAGTGGATACTGATTTAGTTCGCTATCTTTTTGAGTTGAATTCAGATATTTTACCAATTATTGGCAACAAATCGTTTGGTGTTACAGTTTATAAAGTTGTCAGAACTCCATCGGTTAACAATTCTACAAAATTAGGTGAAGTTCTTCCTGGagatatattatatattaaaGGCGGGAATTTTTCACATAAAGGGTTAATTGGTCATAAATCGACTACCTTGGGTGAAGGAGAACCATATACTGCTGTGATATATGAATTTGATCCTGTAAAGGAGAAATTCAAAGTCATAGAACAAGATCAATCTGGGCATATAATTAAAGGAAGTTACAAGATTAGTGATATGACTAGTGGTAGATTAAGAGTATTTAGACCAGTTGGAAGACAATTTGTTGGTTGGTAA